From Brassica oleracea var. oleracea cultivar TO1000 chromosome C3, BOL, whole genome shotgun sequence, a single genomic window includes:
- the LOC106333990 gene encoding uncharacterized protein LOC106333990, with amino-acid sequence MANHSWLSGDWNHPNAYFRNSMASPESSEMRHHSGSTMYWSSEEQAILEDGLARYSSEPSISRYAKIALELQNNKTIRDVATRCRWMHTKENNKRRKEDHKVSGRARVDNQEVIDMVVASNSATHMFASSHLLREEDGINSELLKQNEQLLSQISANLTNFNQISTNVTSLRLTKNLTLFCKSRDNIRKLLTNLSENAPEQMKHMPPWPEKLRYDHDELLDSILPPSPIQ; translated from the exons ATGGCGAATCATTCATGGTTAAGCGGCGATTGGAATCACCCGAATGCGTACTTCAGAAACTCCATGGCGTCGCCTGAAAGCTCAGAGATGAGACACCACTCGGGATCTACCATGTATTGGAGCTCCGAAGAACAAGCAATTCTCGAAGATGGTCTTGCTAG ATATTCGTCGGAACCGAGTATTTCACGTTACGCGAAAATAGCGTTAGAGCTTCAGAACAACAAGACCATTAGAGACGTAGCTACGCGTTGCAGATGGATGCAT ACGAAAGAAAATAACAAGAGAAGAAAAGAAGACCACAAGGTGTCGGGAAGAGCCAGGGTTGACAATCAG GAGGTTATTGATATGGTGGTGGCTTCAAACTCAGCTACACATATGTTTGCATCATCACATCTTCTTAGAGAAGAAGATG GGATCAATAGCGAGCTTCTTAAACAGAATGAACAACTCCTCAGTCAGATTTCTGCAAATCTAACAAATTTCAATCAGATTTCTACAAATGTCACATCCTTGAGG TTAACAAAAAACTTGACTCTCTTTTGCAAGAGCAGAGACAACATCAGGAAACTTCTCACAAA TTTGAGTGAGAATGCCCCGGAGCAGATGAAGCATATGCCACCATGGCCGGAGAAATTGAGATATGATCATGATGAGCTACTTGATTCAATCCTTCCTCCCTCACCTATACAATGA
- the LOC106331667 gene encoding U11/U12 small nuclear ribonucleoprotein 35 kDa protein, translating into MSGGGNNVVNKVFYATSYHPIQAGSIDGTDVAPHDNGVRRALLCYNAGLYDPFGDSKAAGDPYCTLFVGRISHLTTEDTLREAMSKHGKVKSLRLVRHIVTGASRGYAFVEYETEKEMRRAYEDAHHSFIDGREIIVDYNRQQLMPGWIPRRLGGGLGGRKESGQLRFGGRERPFRAPLRPIPHEDLKKLGIQLPPEGRYMSRTQIPSPPRRKGCVSDREEGYYYRGEERSPVKREGSYHSHRESESAHRRRNKDKEERSRIESRSDRKDRYGDKEDVSGSKRSNHGEERPHKRHKHRRPLHHRRSSSRDHHHSSDLDT; encoded by the exons ATGAGCGGCGGAGGAAACAACGTCGTGAACAAAGTGTTCTACGCGACGTCGTATCATCCTATCCAAGCCGGAAGCATCGACGGGACCGACGTTGCGCCTCATGATAACGGCGTCCGTCGAGCTCTCCTATGTTACAACGCCGGTCTAT ATGATCCCTTTGGCGATTCGAAAGCTGCCGGAGATCCTTACTGTACCTTATTCGTCGGTCGAATCTCTCATCTTACTACAGAGGATACTCTTCGTGAG GCTATGAGCAAACATGGCAAAGTTAAGAGCTTGCGTTTGGTCAGACACATTG TGACGGGTGCATCACGAGGATATGCTTTTGTGGAGTATGAGACTGAGAAGGAGATGCGTCGTGCTTACGAG GATGCTCATCATTCATTCATTGATGGTAGAGAGATTATTGTTGATTACAATAGACAGCAACTGATGCCTGGGTGGATACCAAGACGATTAG GAGGTGGACTTGGTGGTAGGAAAGAATCTGGACAACTTCGTTTTGGAGGACGAGAAAGACCGTTCCGTGCTCCCTT GCGGCCAATCCCTCATGAAGATTTGAAGAAGCTTGGGATCCAGCTTCCACCAGAGGGAAGATACATGTCACGTACCCAG ATCCCATCACCACCGAGGAGAAAAGGGTGTGTGTCCGATAGAGAGGAAGGATATTATTATAGGGGAGAAGAGAGGAGCCCTGTCAAGAGAGAAGGGTCATATCACAGTCACAGGGAAAGCGAGAGTGCTCATAGAAGACGCAACAAAGACAAAGAGGAGCGTTCCAGAATAGAGTCTCGGTCTGACAGAAAAGACCGATATGGTGATAAGGAAGATGTTTCTGGGAGCAAAAGATCAAACCATGGAGAAGAACGTCCTCACAAACGTCATAAACACAGGCGTCCCCTTCATCATAGGAGGTCTTCTAGCCGGGATCATCACCATTCTTCTGACTTAGACACCTAG
- the LOC106328564 gene encoding hydroxyacylglutathione hydrolase 1, mitochondrial-like isoform X2, producing the protein MWLFSMPLKTLRGARKTLKVTHFCSISNMPSSLKIELVPCSKDNYAYLLHDEDTGTVGVVDPSEAAPVVDALSRKNWNLTYILNTHHHHDHIVGNAELKARYGAKVIGSAVDTDRIPGVDILLKDSDKWMFAGHEVRVIDTPGHTQGHISFYFPGSATIFTGDLIHSLSCGTPEQMLSSLQKIVSLPDDTNIYCGRENTAGNIKFALSIEPKNETLHSYATRVAHLRSQGLPSMPTTVKVEKACNPFLRTSSKDIRRSLSIPDSANEAEALRCIHRARDRF; encoded by the exons ATGTGGTTATTCTCCATGCCCCTCAAAACGCTTCGTGGAGCTAGAAAAACGCTTAAAGTTACTCACTTTTGTAGCATCTCCAACATGCCCTCTTCCTTAAAAATCGAACTG GTGCCATGTAGTAAAGACAACTATGCGTATCTTTTGCACGATGAAGACACTGGGACGGTTGGAGTCGTTGATCCTTCTGAGGCTGCGCCTGTTGTTGATGCATTGAGCAGGAAGAATTGGAACTTGACTTACATATTGAATACTCATCATCATCATGACCACATAGTGGGGAATGCTGAGCTGAAAGCTAGGTATGGCGCAAAG GTGATTGGCTCAGCTGTAGATACGGATCGGATTCCTGGCGTTGACATACTTCTCAAGGATAGTGATAAGTGGATGTTTGCTGGCCATGAGGTTCGGGTAATTGACACTCCTGGTCACACACAAG GCCATATTAGCTTTTACTTTCCCGGGTCAGCCACAATATTCACAGGAGACCTGATACATAGCTTATCTTGTGGTACCCCCGAACAG ATGCTTTCATCACTCCAAAAGATCGTGTCTTTACCAGATGATACAAATATATATTGCGGTCGCGAAAACACAGCA GGCAATATCAAGTTTGCACTATCTATAGAACCAAAGAATGAAACTCTTCACTCTTATGCAACCCGAGTCGCCCATCTTCGTAGCCAGGGACTCCCTTCG ATGCCAACGACTGTTAAGGTAGAGAAAGCGTGTAACCCGTTTCTCAGAACATCGAGCAAAGATATCCGTAGATCTTTAAGCATTCCGGACTCGGCAAACGAAGCCGAAGCACTGCGTTGTATACACAGAGCCAGAGATCGTTTCTAA
- the LOC106328564 gene encoding hydroxyacylglutathione hydrolase 1, mitochondrial-like isoform X1: MISKASSSTSTNSSIPSSSRIGGQLCVWPGLTHLCLRKSLLYGVMWLFSMPLKTLRGARKTLKVTHFCSISNMPSSLKIELVPCSKDNYAYLLHDEDTGTVGVVDPSEAAPVVDALSRKNWNLTYILNTHHHHDHIVGNAELKARYGAKVIGSAVDTDRIPGVDILLKDSDKWMFAGHEVRVIDTPGHTQGHISFYFPGSATIFTGDLIHSLSCGTPEQMLSSLQKIVSLPDDTNIYCGRENTAGNIKFALSIEPKNETLHSYATRVAHLRSQGLPSMPTTVKVEKACNPFLRTSSKDIRRSLSIPDSANEAEALRCIHRARDRF, encoded by the exons ATGATCTCCAAAGCTTCTTCATCTACCTCCACCAATTCGTCGATTCCTTCTTCTTCTAGG ATTGGAGGTCAGCTTTGTGTGTGGCCTGGTTTGACACATCTTTGCCTCAGGAAAAGCTTGCTATACGGAGTTATGTGGTTATTCTCCATGCCCCTCAAAACGCTTCGTGGAGCTAGAAAAACGCTTAAAGTTACTCACTTTTGTAGCATCTCCAACATGCCCTCTTCCTTAAAAATCGAACTG GTGCCATGTAGTAAAGACAACTATGCGTATCTTTTGCACGATGAAGACACTGGGACGGTTGGAGTCGTTGATCCTTCTGAGGCTGCGCCTGTTGTTGATGCATTGAGCAGGAAGAATTGGAACTTGACTTACATATTGAATACTCATCATCATCATGACCACATAGTGGGGAATGCTGAGCTGAAAGCTAGGTATGGCGCAAAG GTGATTGGCTCAGCTGTAGATACGGATCGGATTCCTGGCGTTGACATACTTCTCAAGGATAGTGATAAGTGGATGTTTGCTGGCCATGAGGTTCGGGTAATTGACACTCCTGGTCACACACAAG GCCATATTAGCTTTTACTTTCCCGGGTCAGCCACAATATTCACAGGAGACCTGATACATAGCTTATCTTGTGGTACCCCCGAACAG ATGCTTTCATCACTCCAAAAGATCGTGTCTTTACCAGATGATACAAATATATATTGCGGTCGCGAAAACACAGCA GGCAATATCAAGTTTGCACTATCTATAGAACCAAAGAATGAAACTCTTCACTCTTATGCAACCCGAGTCGCCCATCTTCGTAGCCAGGGACTCCCTTCG ATGCCAACGACTGTTAAGGTAGAGAAAGCGTGTAACCCGTTTCTCAGAACATCGAGCAAAGATATCCGTAGATCTTTAAGCATTCCGGACTCGGCAAACGAAGCCGAAGCACTGCGTTGTATACACAGAGCCAGAGATCGTTTCTAA
- the LOC106332357 gene encoding 60S ribosomal protein L38-like has translation MPKQIHEIKDFLLTARRKDARSVKIKRSKDIVKFKVRCSKYLYTLCVFDQEKADKLKQSLPPGLSVQDL, from the exons ATG CCTAAGCAAATCCATGAGATCAAGGACTTCCTTCTTACAGCAAGAAGGAAAGATGCTCGGTCTGTGAAGATCAAGAGAAGCAAGGACATTGTCAAGTTCAAGGTCAGATGCTCGAAGTACCTCTACACGCTCTGCGTGTTTGATCAAGAGAAAGCCGACAAGCTTAAGCAGTCTCTTCCTCCAG GTTTGAGTGTGCAAGACCTTTGA
- the LOC106329952 gene encoding UDP-glucuronate:xylan alpha-glucuronosyltransferase 1-like, which produces MVIEPCNCTFQLLMEHVNEIESYNGGDQGYLNEVFTWWHRIPKHMNFLKHFWVGDEDDVKRKKTELFGAEPPILYVLHYLGMKPWLCYRDYDCNFNSDIFIEFATD; this is translated from the coding sequence ATGGTGATCGAGCCTTGCAACTGCACGTTTCAGCTTTTGATGGAACATGTAAACGAGATTGAGTCGTATAACGGTGGAGATCAAGGTTACTTGAACGAGGTGTTCACGTGGTGGCATCGGATTCCGAAACACATGAATTTCTTGAAGCATTTTTGGGTTGGGGATGAAGATGACGTGAAGCGCAAGAAAACGGAGTTGTTTGGAGCAGAGCCTCCTATTCTTTATGTTCTTCATTACCTGGGGATGAAGCCGTGGCTATGTTACCGTGACTATGACTGTAACTTCAACTCCGACATATTCATTGAGTTTGCGACAGATTGA